A single Bremerella cremea DNA region contains:
- a CDS encoding radical SAM protein yields MTTHRLHTQHQRNFDGNRFVYPVLSRRSKGLSIGVNLNPDKICNFDCIYCQVDRRTESEVRFVESERYFAELEEMLDLCASGQIFQTGKFAETPDHLRRVNDIAFSGDGEPTTYKNFDELIERSAEIKRRHGLDDVKMVLITNATMFHRPHVQRGLEILDANQGEIWAKLDAGTEPYYRTIERTKIPFQRVLDNLLLAAQARPIVIQSMFLKLLGQSPSAEEITAYCSRLSEVRSRGGKIKLVQVYTVARKPAESIVAPLADDEVDAIAQQVRDQTGLAAEVYYGSSDY; encoded by the coding sequence ATGACCACGCATCGACTACACACGCAACACCAGCGCAACTTCGACGGCAATCGGTTCGTCTATCCTGTCCTTTCTCGACGCAGCAAAGGTTTGTCGATCGGGGTGAACTTGAACCCTGACAAAATCTGCAATTTCGATTGCATCTATTGCCAGGTCGACCGCCGCACCGAGAGCGAAGTTCGCTTTGTGGAGAGCGAACGTTACTTTGCAGAGCTGGAAGAAATGCTCGATCTTTGTGCCTCGGGCCAGATCTTCCAAACGGGAAAGTTCGCCGAAACGCCTGACCATTTGCGGCGGGTAAACGATATCGCGTTCAGCGGCGACGGCGAACCGACCACCTATAAGAATTTCGACGAACTGATCGAACGCTCTGCCGAGATCAAACGGCGACACGGCTTAGATGACGTCAAAATGGTGCTGATCACCAACGCCACCATGTTCCATCGCCCGCACGTGCAGCGAGGGCTGGAAATCTTAGACGCCAACCAAGGCGAGATCTGGGCGAAGCTCGACGCCGGGACCGAACCCTATTATCGCACGATCGAACGGACCAAAATTCCCTTTCAGCGCGTGCTCGACAACCTTCTGCTGGCCGCACAGGCTCGACCGATTGTGATTCAATCGATGTTCCTGAAGTTACTCGGACAAAGCCCCTCGGCGGAAGAAATCACTGCCTATTGCAGCCGCTTAAGTGAAGTGCGGAGCAGGGGAGGGAAGATCAAGCTCGTGCAAGTTTATACCGTGGCCCGCAAGCCTGCCGAGTCGATCGTCGCCCCCCTGGCAGACGACGAAGTGGATGCGATCGCCCAACAAGTGCGCGACCAAACCGGTCTCGCCGCAGAAGTTTACTACGGCAGTTCCGACTATTAA
- a CDS encoding CDGSH iron-sulfur domain-containing protein, which yields MSETKIRIRDNGPFLVEGPITLEDADGNSYTIDKPTIALCRCGASENKPFCDGKHKHCGFASEERAETE from the coding sequence ATGTCCGAAACCAAGATTCGCATCCGAGACAATGGTCCGTTTCTGGTCGAAGGCCCCATCACGTTGGAAGACGCCGATGGTAATTCGTACACCATCGACAAACCGACCATCGCCCTCTGCCGCTGTGGGGCATCTGAAAACAAGCCTTTTTGCGACGGCAAGCACAAACATTGCGGCTTCGCCTCGGAAGAACGCGCCGAGACGGAATAG
- a CDS encoding DNA topoisomerase VI subunit B, whose product MSEGATSTANGNAPRKKSAPRRATAETMAKKQRDISVSEFFAKNRHMLGFDNPRKALLTTIKEAVDNSLDACEEAGILPEIWVHVEQTGESRYKASIQDNGPGILKKQIPLIFGKLLYGSKFHRLRMSRGQQGIGISAAGMYAILTTGKPIKIVSKTGKNKPAHYYELRIDTKVNKPEILNGKGDGEDIPPGEKGEKYIQDQGIEWVTHHEPETPGAEPKPIAHGTRVTLDLEAKYQRGKGSVDEYLEQTAIANPHVTLHYTDPSGTTRSYRRSTDILPPEATEIKPHPYGVELGRLVSMCKESTESSLSGFLTTSFSRVSPTIAKQICDKAKLSTRMRVKRIDRDHAEQLYAAIQDTKISNPTTDCIVPIGEEQLLKGLHSVVPAEFYAAATRPPAVYRGNPFQIEVALAYGGNVETQKITKDLLKELLYETDARTVRQFLILTFNGLGPDAADKILKVSKLGTRKSPNKLKPKEVDILFDAMQNVNVNEGQSMNVYRYANRVPLQFQHGDCAITKTIAQTNWRSYGLSQSRGNLPSGPVTIMVHIASVWVPFTNQAKEAVASYDDIQKEMRLALQTVGRKLGMFLRRRMKVKQQADRRSIFRRYLGEVAQAVSDINGAPKDDIYEKLLEVAKKKTAEADMVFDESGKAVDPAAANYGGGVLIVDKDDDEMLADLINRPVETESNGKASQEELFDEADEDEED is encoded by the coding sequence TTGTCGGAAGGCGCCACCTCTACTGCGAACGGAAACGCACCCCGTAAGAAGTCAGCTCCGCGTCGAGCCACGGCCGAGACGATGGCCAAGAAGCAGCGCGATATCTCGGTGAGCGAGTTCTTTGCCAAGAACCGCCACATGCTTGGCTTCGACAATCCGCGAAAGGCGCTTCTTACCACCATCAAAGAAGCGGTCGATAACTCGCTGGATGCTTGTGAAGAAGCTGGTATCTTGCCCGAGATTTGGGTGCATGTCGAGCAAACAGGCGAAAGCCGTTACAAGGCATCGATCCAGGACAATGGGCCCGGTATTCTCAAGAAACAAATCCCGCTGATCTTCGGCAAGCTGCTGTACGGCTCGAAGTTTCACCGCTTGCGGATGAGCCGTGGTCAGCAGGGGATCGGGATTAGCGCGGCCGGGATGTACGCCATTCTAACGACCGGCAAGCCAATTAAAATCGTCAGCAAGACCGGCAAGAACAAGCCGGCCCACTACTACGAACTGCGGATCGATACCAAGGTCAACAAGCCAGAAATCCTCAACGGCAAGGGGGACGGCGAAGATATTCCCCCAGGCGAAAAGGGAGAGAAGTACATCCAAGATCAAGGGATCGAATGGGTTACCCATCACGAACCTGAGACGCCTGGGGCCGAACCCAAGCCCATCGCCCACGGCACGCGGGTCACGCTCGACCTGGAAGCCAAATACCAACGCGGCAAAGGAAGTGTCGACGAATACCTCGAACAAACGGCGATCGCCAACCCGCATGTGACGCTGCACTACACCGACCCCAGCGGGACGACACGAAGTTATCGTCGCTCGACCGATATACTTCCGCCGGAGGCCACCGAAATCAAGCCGCACCCGTATGGGGTCGAGCTGGGCCGGTTGGTTTCGATGTGCAAAGAATCGACCGAAAGCAGCTTGTCAGGCTTCCTGACTACGTCGTTCTCGCGGGTTAGCCCCACCATCGCCAAGCAGATTTGCGATAAGGCTAAGCTCAGCACTCGGATGCGAGTGAAGCGGATCGACCGCGATCATGCCGAGCAGCTTTACGCCGCGATTCAAGATACCAAGATCAGCAACCCGACCACCGACTGTATTGTGCCGATCGGCGAAGAGCAGCTTTTGAAGGGGCTGCACAGCGTGGTGCCGGCCGAGTTCTACGCTGCCGCAACTCGCCCGCCGGCTGTTTACCGAGGCAATCCGTTTCAAATCGAAGTCGCCCTGGCCTACGGCGGCAACGTCGAAACGCAGAAGATTACCAAAGACCTCCTCAAAGAACTGCTGTACGAAACGGACGCCCGCACGGTCCGCCAGTTTTTGATCCTGACCTTCAATGGCTTGGGCCCCGACGCGGCGGATAAGATTTTAAAGGTGTCCAAGCTAGGCACACGGAAGAGTCCGAACAAGCTGAAGCCGAAAGAAGTCGACATCCTTTTCGACGCGATGCAGAACGTCAACGTGAACGAAGGCCAGTCGATGAACGTCTATCGCTATGCCAACCGCGTACCGCTGCAGTTCCAGCATGGCGACTGTGCGATTACCAAGACGATCGCCCAAACCAACTGGCGTTCGTATGGCCTTTCGCAGTCGCGAGGCAACTTGCCCAGCGGCCCGGTGACCATCATGGTTCACATCGCGAGCGTGTGGGTTCCCTTCACCAACCAGGCCAAGGAAGCAGTCGCCAGCTACGACGATATTCAAAAAGAAATGCGTTTGGCCCTGCAAACGGTCGGGCGAAAGTTAGGCATGTTCCTGCGTCGTCGCATGAAGGTGAAGCAGCAAGCCGACCGCCGCAGCATCTTCCGCCGTTACTTAGGGGAAGTCGCCCAAGCGGTCAGCGACATCAATGGAGCCCCTAAAGACGATATCTACGAGAAGCTGCTAGAAGTCGCCAAGAAGAAAACCGCCGAAGCCGACATGGTCTTCGACGAAAGCGGCAAGGCCGTTGATCCTGCGGCAGCGAACTACGGCGGCGGTGTGCTGATCGTCGATAAAGATGACGACGAAATGCTGGCCGACCTGATTAACCGCCCAGTGGAAACGGAATCCAACGGCAAAGCATCGCAGGAAGAACTGTTCGACGAAGCGGATGAAGACGAAGAGGACTAA